A stretch of Triticum aestivum cultivar Chinese Spring chromosome 1D, IWGSC CS RefSeq v2.1, whole genome shotgun sequence DNA encodes these proteins:
- the LOC123181570 gene encoding NEP1-interacting protein-like 1: MDTSASPGPSSSAPEPRQWAGGRPGLGSAALELACKVLCVVATCAFAAVGSLVGAVSGSVIGLATESGVVRGAGIGAISGAVFSIEVAESSRDLWHTSDSSVWSVLFMVDIILSLLSGRLVREKVGPAVQSAVQSQISAISSPFTEPSDLFETGGARGLPAHALRRLPAIKVGADTAVDEAGEALCCSVCLQDLEVGESARRLPGCRHVFHAPCIDRWLVRHASCPLCRRDI, encoded by the exons ATGGACACGTCGGCGTCCCCTGGCCCCAGCTCGTCCGCGCCGGAGCCTCGGCAATGGGCCGGCGGTCGCCCCGGGCTGGGGTCCGCGGCGCTTGAGCTGGCCTGCAAGGTGCTCTGCGTCGTGGCGACGTGCGCCTTCGCCGCGGTGGGGTCGCTGGTCGGGGCGGTGTCGGGGTCGGTGATCGGGCTGGCGACGGAGAGCGGGGTGGTGCGGGGCGCCGGCATCGGCGCCATCTCCGGCGCCGTCTTCTCCATCGAGGTCGCCGAATCGTCGCGGGACCTCTGGCACACCAGCGACTCCTCCGTCTGGAGCGTCCTCTTCATG GTGGACATCATCCTCAGCCTGCTGAGCGGGAGGCTGGTCCGCGAGAAGGTGGGGCCGGCGGTGCAGAGCGCCGTGCAGAGTCAG ATAAGCGCCATCAGCTCGCCGTTCACGGAGCCCAGCGACCTGTTCGAGACCGGCGGCGCGAGAGGGCTGCCGGCGCACGCGCTCCGGCGGCTGCCGGCGATCAAGGTCGGCGCGGACACCGCGGTCGACGAGGCCGGGGAGGCGCTCTGCTGCTCGGTGTGCCTGCAGGACCTTGAGGTGGGCGAGTCGGCGAGGCGACTGCCCGGCTGCCGGCACGTCTTCCACGCGCCCTGCATCGACCGCTGGCTCGTCAGGCACGCCTCCTGCCCGCTCTGCCGGCGAGACATCTGA